One stretch of Micropterus dolomieu isolate WLL.071019.BEF.003 ecotype Adirondacks unplaced genomic scaffold, ASM2129224v1 scaffold_346, whole genome shotgun sequence DNA includes these proteins:
- the LOC123967397 gene encoding breakpoint cluster region protein-like — protein sequence MVEPVGFVEAWRAQFPESDPPCMEMNSMGDIEQELDKCKASIRHLEKEVNKERFRMIYLQTLLAKERKSYDGQRWGFKRTPQMNAGDLSTGPDCQKSHVDEAPVEEQQKRVPGKTARCKPLPEGEVGGVSSVRQESEIPDFPLGTGSVAALRSNFERIRRANSHTAGDGRGLSVMGGQDKPFYVNMEYHHERGLVKVNDREVSDKISTLGSQAMQMERKRSLHSLPGNLSAATGDISHAVQRGRSTEGNCSYNGSYDDAEVIPHLLKDGVIRSTGGKAECQPYTSVYVGGMMADGDTRVIHIRDHSLEEDAHLTWPRRSYSPGSFDDVGGGYTPDCSSNENLTSSEEDFSSGQSSHVSPSPTAYQMYREKSRSPSQHSQQSFESSSPPTPLSQKRLKQQVMVSEASVIGLRKTGQIWPSDGDSTTSSRTSHDNSVQGDL from the coding sequence ATGGTTGAACCGGTTGGATTTGTGGAGGCATGGAGAGCCCAGTTCCCTGAGTCTGATCCCCCTTGCATGGAGATGAATTCAATGGGGGACATTGAACAGGAGCTGGACAAATGCAAGGCATCTATCAGGCACTTGGAGAaggaagtaaacaaggagcgcTTCCGGATGATCTACCTGCAGACTCTGCTTGCAAAAGAGAGGAAGTCTTATGATGGCCAGCGATGGGGATTTAAAAGGACACCCCAGATGAATGCTGGAGACCTGTCCACTGGGCCAGACTGCCAGAAGTCCCATGTTGATGAGGCACCAGTGGAAGAGCAGCAAAAGAGAGTGCCTGGCAAGACAGCCAGGTGTAAACCACTTCCAGAAGGAGAGGTGGGTGGGGTGTCATCCGTCCGCCAGGAGTCAGAGATTCCTGATTTTCCGCTGGGCACAGGCTCGGTAGCAGCTCTGAGATCCAACTTTGAGCGCATCAGGAGAGCCAACTCTCATACAGCCGGAGATGGCAGAGGGTTGTCAGTGATGGGCGGCCAGGACAAACCTTTCTATGTGAACATGGAGTACCATCACGAGCGAGGGCTGGTCAAAGTCAACGACAGGGAGGTGTCAGACAAGATCAGCACCCTGGGCTCTCAGGCCATGCAGATGGAGCGTAAGAGATCCCTGCACTCGCTCCCAGGGAACCTGTCTGCCGCCACGGGGGACATCAGCCATGCTGTTCAGAGAGGCAGATCcactgaggggaactgcagctACAACGGGTCATATGATGATGCTGAGGTCATCCCACACTTACTGAAAGACGGTGTGATCCGTTCCACTGGGGGAAAGGCTGAGTGCCAGCCTTACACTAGTGTGTATGTTGGAGGAATGATGGCTGACGGGGACACTCGAGTCATCCACATTAGGGACCACAGCCTAGAGGAGGATGCACACCTCACCTGGCCGAGGCGCTCCTATTCTCCCGGCAGCTTTGATGACGTAGGAGGAGGGTACACACCAGACTGCAGCTCCAACGAGAACTTAACATCCAGCGAGGAGGACTTCTCCTCGGGCCAGTCCAGCCACGTGTCTCCCAGCCCCACCGCCTATCAGATGTACAGGGAGAAAAGTCGCTCACCTTCCCAGCATTCCCAGCAGTCCTTTGAGAGCAGCAGCCCACCCACACCCCTGTCTCAGAAACGTCTGAAGCAGCAGGTGATGGTGTCTGAGGCCTCTGTCATCGGGCTCCGTAAAACGGGCCAGATCTGGCCCAGTGATGGGGACTCCACCACGTCCAGCAGGACCTCTCATGACAACAGTGTTCAAGGAGATCTGG